One Lentisphaera araneosa HTCC2155 DNA window includes the following coding sequences:
- the carB gene encoding carbamoyl-phosphate synthase large subunit → MPKRNDIKRILLLGSGPIVIGQACEFDYSGTQACKALREEGYEVVLVNSNPATIMTDPEFSDRTYIEPLTTEFLEKIIERERPDAVLPTLGGQTALNAAIALHDEGILEKYNVMMLGATPDVIDKAENRDRFRVLMEGIGLDMPRCATATDMEGCYKVREWLGGEYPLIIRPSFTMGGSGGGIAYNDEEFDRICKTGMDMSPTNEVLIDESILGWKEYELEVVRDKNDNAIIVCSIENFDPVGVHTGDSITVAPIQTLTDREYQIMRDKSIAVLREVGVETGGSNVQWAVCPKTGRMVIIEMNPRVSRSSALASKATGFPIAKIAAKLAIGYTLDELQNDITKSTPACFEPSIDYVVTKIPRFTFEKFAGAEDSLNTQMKSVGEVMAIGKTFKQSFQKALRGMELGRFGFGADGKDAPFENASDEEIKRLLEDPNSQRTFALRAAFKRGWSMEKVFDICFIDPWFLSHLEELVAYEDEIKSAGDLAGLSADIALFRQAKEFGYSDPQIAYLLFTKADEVRAARKKIGLTPSYNLVDTCAAEFAAVTPYYYSTYSEINEVRPSNDKKTIMIIGGGPNRIGQGIEFDYCCVHASFALREAGFETIMVNSNPETVSTDYDTSDKLYFEPLTLEDVLAIYESEECDGAIVQFGGQTPLNLAADLKANGVNVIGTSPESIEQAEDRDFFQKLVTELDIKQPANGIAVNVEQAVAIADRIEYPVLVRPSFVLGGRAMAIVYDEPELRKYMETAVDVSDDKPILVDKFLDDAVEVDVDCISDGETSVIGAIMEHVEPAGVHSGDSATCIPSMTLTDSVKDVIRQHTYNLAKALKVRGLMNIQYAVQSGEVYIIEVNPRASRTVPYVSKAIGVPMAKYASLVMAGTSLKELGFTQEVEAKYWSVKEAVFPFVRFPGHDVILSPEMKSTGEVMGISDNSGLAFLKAQVMAGNKIPQGGAVFITVMDRDKPKIVEHARDLVDLGYELYATQGTATFLYEQGVKVNALFKISEGQPNTLDLIKDGTIKWIINTPTGSQPRKDEVAMRAAAIMNGVPMTTTIPALASAVSGLKHLGAGKSFGVLSLQEIHS, encoded by the coding sequence ATGCCTAAACGCAATGACATAAAAAGAATTTTACTCCTCGGATCAGGCCCCATTGTTATTGGTCAAGCCTGCGAATTTGATTACTCCGGAACTCAAGCTTGTAAAGCACTCAGAGAAGAAGGTTACGAAGTTGTTCTCGTAAACAGTAATCCTGCAACAATTATGACCGATCCAGAATTTTCTGATCGTACATACATAGAGCCACTCACAACTGAATTCCTTGAAAAAATCATCGAACGCGAACGCCCCGATGCGGTTCTGCCAACACTCGGTGGCCAAACAGCACTTAATGCAGCAATTGCTTTGCATGATGAAGGTATTTTAGAAAAATATAATGTAATGATGCTCGGTGCGACACCAGACGTTATTGATAAAGCAGAAAACCGTGACCGTTTCCGTGTATTGATGGAAGGTATTGGTCTCGATATGCCACGCTGTGCTACGGCAACTGATATGGAAGGTTGCTATAAAGTCCGTGAATGGTTAGGTGGAGAATATCCCCTTATTATACGTCCGAGTTTCACTATGGGTGGATCTGGTGGCGGTATTGCTTACAATGATGAAGAGTTCGATCGCATTTGTAAAACGGGTATGGACATGAGTCCTACAAATGAAGTTTTGATTGACGAATCTATTCTCGGTTGGAAAGAGTATGAACTCGAAGTTGTTCGCGATAAAAATGATAATGCGATCATTGTTTGTTCAATTGAAAACTTTGACCCCGTTGGTGTTCACACCGGTGACTCAATTACAGTAGCTCCCATTCAAACTTTGACTGACCGTGAATACCAAATCATGCGTGATAAATCAATTGCCGTTTTGCGTGAAGTTGGCGTAGAAACTGGTGGTTCAAACGTTCAATGGGCGGTATGTCCAAAAACTGGCCGTATGGTTATTATCGAGATGAATCCACGTGTGTCGCGTTCATCGGCGCTCGCTTCTAAAGCAACGGGTTTCCCAATTGCTAAAATTGCAGCAAAACTCGCTATAGGTTACACGCTCGACGAATTACAAAATGACATTACTAAATCGACTCCCGCTTGTTTCGAGCCTTCAATTGATTACGTTGTCACAAAGATTCCTCGTTTCACTTTCGAAAAGTTTGCGGGTGCTGAAGATTCACTTAATACACAGATGAAATCTGTTGGTGAAGTGATGGCAATCGGTAAGACTTTTAAACAATCTTTTCAAAAAGCTTTACGTGGTATGGAACTTGGTCGTTTTGGTTTCGGTGCCGATGGCAAAGATGCTCCTTTTGAAAATGCCAGTGATGAAGAGATCAAAAGATTACTCGAAGATCCAAACTCGCAGCGTACTTTTGCTCTTAGAGCGGCGTTCAAGCGTGGTTGGTCAATGGAGAAGGTTTTTGATATTTGCTTTATTGATCCTTGGTTCCTTAGTCATTTAGAAGAATTAGTCGCCTACGAAGATGAAATTAAATCAGCGGGTGATTTGGCCGGTTTAAGTGCTGATATCGCACTCTTCCGTCAAGCTAAAGAGTTTGGTTACTCGGATCCGCAAATTGCTTACCTTCTTTTTACAAAAGCTGACGAAGTACGTGCTGCTCGTAAAAAGATTGGTTTAACTCCATCTTACAACTTAGTTGATACTTGTGCAGCTGAGTTCGCGGCTGTGACTCCTTATTACTATTCGACTTATTCTGAAATCAATGAAGTTCGCCCTTCAAATGATAAGAAGACGATCATGATTATCGGTGGCGGTCCCAATAGAATTGGACAAGGTATTGAATTCGATTACTGCTGCGTTCATGCATCTTTTGCACTCCGTGAAGCAGGGTTTGAAACAATCATGGTTAACTCCAATCCTGAAACTGTTTCTACAGATTACGATACTTCAGATAAACTTTATTTTGAGCCTTTAACTCTAGAAGATGTTTTAGCTATATATGAATCCGAAGAATGTGATGGCGCTATTGTTCAGTTTGGTGGTCAAACTCCACTTAACTTGGCTGCGGACCTAAAAGCGAATGGCGTTAATGTTATTGGTACAAGTCCTGAAAGTATTGAGCAAGCAGAAGACCGTGATTTCTTCCAAAAGCTCGTTACTGAATTAGATATTAAACAGCCAGCTAATGGTATTGCGGTTAATGTTGAGCAAGCAGTAGCCATTGCCGATAGAATTGAATACCCAGTTCTCGTTCGTCCTTCTTTTGTTCTAGGTGGTCGCGCAATGGCGATTGTCTATGATGAACCCGAACTCCGTAAATATATGGAGACGGCCGTAGATGTTTCTGATGATAAACCAATCCTTGTAGATAAATTTCTTGATGACGCAGTGGAAGTAGATGTTGACTGTATTTCTGATGGTGAAACTTCTGTTATTGGTGCCATCATGGAGCACGTTGAACCCGCAGGTGTTCACTCAGGTGACTCAGCTACATGTATTCCATCAATGACTCTTACAGACAGTGTTAAAGATGTGATTCGCCAGCATACGTATAACTTAGCAAAAGCTCTTAAAGTTCGTGGTCTCATGAATATTCAGTATGCTGTGCAGAGTGGTGAAGTTTATATTATTGAAGTGAATCCCCGTGCTTCACGTACAGTGCCTTATGTATCTAAAGCAATTGGTGTTCCAATGGCGAAGTACGCTTCACTTGTAATGGCGGGTACATCACTCAAAGAACTCGGTTTCACGCAAGAAGTTGAAGCCAAGTACTGGTCTGTGAAAGAAGCTGTATTCCCATTTGTTAGATTCCCTGGTCACGATGTGATCCTTTCGCCAGAAATGAAATCGACTGGTGAAGTTATGGGTATTTCTGATAACTCTGGCTTAGCTTTCTTAAAAGCTCAGGTTATGGCCGGTAACAAGATCCCTCAAGGTGGCGCTGTATTCATCACTGTAATGGATCGCGATAAGCCGAAAATTGTTGAGCATGCGAGAGATCTTGTTGATCTTGGTTACGAACTTTATGCAACTCAAGGTACGGCTACTTTCCTTTATGAGCAGGGCGTTAAAGTGAATGCTCTCTTCAAAATTAGCGAAGGTCAGCCCAATACTTTAGATCTCATCAAAGATGGTACGATCAAGTGGATTATCAATACCCCAACGGGCTCTCAACCTCGTAAAGATGAAGTCGCCATGCGTGCGGCAGCCATTATGAATGGTGTCCCAATGACGACTACGATTCCAGCACTTGCTTCTGCAGTGTCGGGCTTAAAGCACTTAGGTGCAGGCAAGTCATTTGGTGTCTTAAGCTTACAGGAAATCCACTCCTAA
- the murA gene encoding UDP-N-acetylglucosamine 1-carboxyvinyltransferase — MSKLIIEGGTALNGSIKVSGNKNAALPMIAACLLTDKAITLHNLPDILDVKHMLEALQSLGASIERHADSVTIHAKDLSKSSLDHETCSKIRTSILLVAPILYRTGKVELHPPGGDVIGRRRLDTHFYGLEKLGAKLTDSFPAFVFEAKDGFSGSDLFFDQASVTATEHILMAAVVAKGKTWIRNAASEPHVQNLAEMLINMGARIKGLGTNCLEIDGVSSLDGGDIHIGGDYIEAASFLALGAATGGEITVTGTNKSDFWMARRVFERLGILLNMEHSQISIDPNSPRKIQADFGGAIPVIDDGPWPQFPSDMMSCMIVLASQVEGTVLFFEKMFESRLYFVDRLISMGANAIVCDPHRVVISGPAKLRANTLSSPDIRAGMALLGGALCASGTSTVKNIQMIDRGYANIESRLLQLGARVQRVN, encoded by the coding sequence ATGTCCAAACTCATTATCGAAGGTGGCACTGCCCTCAATGGCAGCATAAAAGTTTCTGGCAATAAAAACGCAGCTCTCCCCATGATTGCCGCCTGCCTTTTAACCGACAAAGCCATCACTCTCCACAATTTACCCGATATTCTCGACGTCAAACACATGCTTGAAGCTCTCCAGTCTCTGGGAGCTAGCATTGAAAGACATGCCGATTCAGTCACTATCCACGCCAAAGATCTCAGTAAATCTTCTCTTGACCATGAAACCTGCTCAAAAATCCGTACGAGCATCTTACTCGTGGCCCCCATCTTATACCGCACGGGGAAAGTTGAACTTCACCCGCCCGGTGGCGATGTCATTGGACGTCGTCGCTTAGATACTCACTTTTATGGCTTGGAAAAACTGGGTGCTAAGCTTACCGACTCTTTTCCTGCTTTTGTCTTTGAAGCCAAAGACGGCTTCTCTGGCTCCGACCTCTTTTTTGACCAAGCAAGTGTTACCGCAACCGAACACATCCTGATGGCTGCGGTCGTCGCAAAAGGGAAAACCTGGATCCGCAATGCCGCGAGTGAACCCCACGTTCAAAACCTCGCCGAAATGCTTATTAATATGGGGGCAAGAATTAAGGGCTTAGGAACCAACTGCCTAGAAATTGATGGCGTCAGTTCTCTCGATGGCGGAGACATCCATATTGGTGGTGATTATATCGAGGCAGCCAGTTTCTTGGCTCTCGGTGCAGCCACTGGCGGGGAGATCACTGTAACGGGCACTAACAAATCCGACTTCTGGATGGCTCGAAGAGTTTTTGAACGCCTCGGAATCCTACTCAATATGGAACATAGCCAGATTTCTATTGACCCCAATTCTCCTAGAAAGATCCAAGCTGATTTTGGTGGCGCTATCCCAGTCATTGACGATGGCCCCTGGCCTCAATTCCCCTCAGATATGATGAGTTGCATGATTGTTTTAGCGAGCCAAGTAGAAGGCACGGTACTCTTCTTTGAAAAAATGTTTGAGAGCCGACTCTATTTTGTCGACCGCCTCATTAGCATGGGGGCAAACGCTATTGTCTGTGACCCTCACCGCGTGGTAATCAGCGGACCTGCAAAACTAAGAGCCAATACTCTCAGCAGCCCAGACATCCGAGCTGGCATGGCTTTACTTGGAGGCGCCCTCTGCGCAAGCGGTACAAGTACCGTCAAGAATATTCAAATGATTGACCGTGGTTACGCCAATATTGAAAGCCGACTCCTACAGCTCGGTGCGAGAGTTCAACGAGTTAACTAA
- a CDS encoding YdjY domain-containing protein: MRTALRYKLILLAFFLCSSFQDAPNRNVQYSGKNPVVRPVKHSNGNIELNGILFDAKAAELRFPAEYIVGSEHNKEYLITSSDALIHESLFYTKIQAFHLQFMLIVLGADNTIPREQKGRRGSIIDIEVEYTANKKKVRRNIEAWLNAEEKPMKRTGFYFLGSRIHNKFFQAQGSGKICSLWHQDDAILDIIHPKNDAGDLFSLNKKNIAMHKFSKVNIILSLRKE; this comes from the coding sequence ATGAGGACGGCTCTTCGCTATAAGCTTATTTTATTAGCTTTTTTCCTCTGTAGTTCATTCCAAGATGCTCCTAATCGCAATGTTCAATACTCTGGAAAAAACCCTGTAGTTCGCCCCGTAAAACACAGCAATGGAAACATCGAACTCAACGGCATCCTCTTTGATGCCAAAGCTGCAGAGCTGCGTTTTCCTGCTGAATACATTGTTGGCAGCGAGCACAATAAAGAATACCTCATAACAAGTAGTGATGCTCTGATACACGAAAGTTTATTTTATACCAAAATCCAAGCTTTCCATCTCCAGTTCATGCTCATCGTTTTGGGTGCCGATAACACTATACCACGCGAACAAAAAGGACGACGAGGCTCTATCATTGACATAGAAGTTGAATACACTGCCAACAAAAAGAAAGTCCGACGCAATATTGAAGCCTGGCTTAATGCTGAAGAAAAACCCATGAAACGCACCGGCTTTTACTTTCTCGGTTCCCGTATACACAACAAATTTTTCCAAGCCCAAGGTAGTGGTAAGATATGTTCCCTGTGGCACCAAGACGATGCCATCTTAGACATTATCCACCCCAAGAATGATGCCGGTGACTTATTCAGCCTCAACAAGAAAAATATTGCTATGCATAAATTTTCTAAAGTCAACATCATCTTAAGTCTTCGCAAGGAATAA
- a CDS encoding DUF368 domain-containing protein: MKIFLKGMLMGSADVVPGISGGTLALIVGIYERLINALKNLSPTLIINLLKKIFFCTSKQGRSDFLNEFKKIDGLFLFTLGAGVVTAVAIGSSFIPYLIINHTELTFSCFLGLIIPSIFLPWRMIKERKTSSYLFFLIGLAITVGSTLAAKGDVSSSHQAISFTQATWICFSSAFIAICAMILPGISGSFILMLLGQYIFVLGLITRFISLMTGRTSESKAEALSLVAHFSNIQTISLLCIFALGCLLGLGIMSRVIHKALEKFHDNTMALLTGMIASSLYVLWPFKIDMLNADGSVLANKGKWIPRAYNTLPDFSSSTFLQAAIIFAFSLGLSLFIIRKGNKA, encoded by the coding sequence ATGAAAATTTTCCTTAAAGGGATGCTAATGGGAAGTGCCGATGTTGTCCCCGGTATTAGCGGAGGAACTCTCGCGCTCATCGTTGGGATATACGAAAGACTGATCAATGCTCTTAAGAACCTTTCCCCCACTCTCATTATTAATCTATTGAAAAAAATCTTCTTTTGTACATCAAAACAAGGGCGCAGCGATTTTTTAAATGAGTTCAAAAAAATCGATGGACTCTTTCTCTTCACACTAGGCGCAGGCGTCGTTACGGCGGTCGCTATAGGTAGTAGTTTTATACCTTATTTAATTATCAATCATACAGAGCTCACTTTCTCCTGCTTCCTAGGCCTCATCATCCCATCTATTTTTCTACCATGGAGAATGATTAAAGAACGCAAGACTTCTTCATACCTGTTTTTCTTAATTGGACTCGCCATTACTGTGGGCAGTACCTTGGCCGCCAAAGGAGATGTCTCCTCCTCCCATCAAGCGATCAGCTTCACCCAAGCTACGTGGATTTGTTTCAGCTCAGCTTTCATTGCGATTTGCGCAATGATCCTCCCTGGCATTAGTGGATCCTTCATCCTCATGCTACTCGGTCAATATATCTTCGTACTAGGTTTAATCACCCGCTTCATATCCTTAATGACAGGTCGAACATCAGAGAGCAAAGCCGAGGCTCTAAGCTTGGTCGCACACTTCTCGAATATTCAAACAATTAGTTTACTTTGCATCTTTGCACTCGGTTGTCTCCTTGGGCTTGGGATCATGAGTCGAGTCATCCACAAAGCTTTAGAAAAATTCCACGATAACACCATGGCTTTACTCACCGGAATGATTGCGAGCTCACTCTATGTTTTGTGGCCCTTCAAAATCGACATGCTCAATGCCGACGGCTCTGTCCTTGCCAATAAAGGAAAATGGATCCCTCGCGCCTACAACACCCTGCCAGATTTTAGCTCCAGTACTTTTCTGCAAGCAGCAATAATTTTTGCTTTCAGCTTAGGCCTCTCCCTCTTCATTATAAGAAAGGGCAATAAAGCCTAA
- a CDS encoding NAD(P)H-dependent glycerol-3-phosphate dehydrogenase produces the protein MMKITVLSSGSWGTALAKTLCDNNHDVHLWSRSQEYSDAMEAKRENFRYLPGFPLPDSLHLTADLAKAIENTDLIVTSTPTQYVRHSLEMLKEHKTTAPICNVSKGIEVSSLQRISEITSEILGESHPFCVLVGPSHAEELIKNMPTAVVVSSQFNYLAKMVQNVFMNQNFRVYTSSDLVGVELGGALKNIFAIAAGVIDGLGLGDNTKAALMTRGNVEMARLGRALGGFEETFNGLSGIGDLIVTCTSKHSRNRSVGEMLGKGLSMDDIKAKLGHSVAEGVATTKSAYQLAQQYKVEVPIIEQCYQVLYEDRSAAEAINYLMTRDAKQERN, from the coding sequence ATCATGAAAATCACTGTTTTATCTTCTGGAAGCTGGGGCACTGCCTTAGCCAAGACGCTCTGCGATAATAATCACGATGTACACCTCTGGTCACGATCACAAGAATACTCTGATGCGATGGAAGCAAAGCGAGAAAACTTTCGCTACCTTCCTGGCTTTCCCCTGCCGGACTCACTGCATTTAACTGCGGATCTCGCAAAAGCGATCGAAAATACCGACCTCATTGTAACTTCTACGCCAACTCAATACGTTCGCCACAGCCTTGAAATGCTCAAGGAGCATAAAACGACGGCTCCCATCTGTAACGTCTCCAAGGGAATTGAAGTCAGCTCACTCCAACGAATCAGTGAAATTACTTCCGAAATACTTGGTGAAAGTCACCCCTTCTGTGTTTTAGTTGGACCCAGTCACGCTGAAGAACTCATCAAAAACATGCCTACCGCGGTGGTTGTTAGTTCACAATTTAACTACCTAGCAAAAATGGTTCAAAATGTGTTCATGAACCAAAACTTTCGCGTTTATACGAGCTCGGATTTAGTGGGCGTAGAGCTCGGCGGCGCCCTCAAAAATATCTTTGCGATTGCCGCAGGTGTGATTGATGGTTTAGGTCTAGGCGATAACACAAAAGCTGCATTAATGACTCGAGGCAATGTAGAAATGGCTCGCTTAGGTCGCGCACTCGGTGGATTTGAAGAAACCTTTAATGGTCTTTCGGGAATTGGCGACCTCATTGTGACTTGTACAAGTAAGCACAGCCGTAACCGTAGTGTGGGTGAGATGCTTGGCAAGGGTCTGAGTATGGACGATATCAAAGCAAAACTCGGCCACTCTGTTGCCGAAGGTGTCGCCACAACTAAAAGCGCTTACCAACTCGCTCAACAATACAAAGTTGAAGTCCCCATTATTGAACAATGCTATCAGGTTCTCTACGAAGATCGTTCTGCTGCCGAAGCCATTAACTACTTAATGACTCGTGACGCTAAACAGGAACGCAATTAA
- the ilvD gene encoding dihydroxy-acid dehydratase produces the protein MGNYRSKATTEGRNMAGARALWRATGMTDEDFGKPIIAVVNSFTQFVPGHVHLKDMGQLVAREIEKHGGVAKEFNTIAIDDGIAMGHDGMLYSLPSREIIADSVEYMVNGHKADAIVCISNCDKITPGMLMAAMRLNIPAVFVSGGPMEAGKTKLADGTTRATDLVDAMIAGADRNVSDEDAENYERSACPTCGSCSGMFTANSMNCLTEALGLSLPGNGSTLATHADRKQLFLRAGQLIVENSKRYYEKFDDSVLPRSIATVEAFENAMTLDIAMGGSTNTVLHILAAAQEGGIDFTMKDIDRLSRQVPNLCKVAPSVQHYHMEDVHRAGGIFGLLGELDRAGLLKTDLSTVHSPTMADALKKYDIVQSDDAEVREFFRAGPAGVPTQTAFSQDCRYDSVDDDRENGCIRNKENAYSQDGGLAVLYGNLAEDGCIVKTAGVDESILKFNGPARVFESQDAAVAAILGDKVVEGDVVIIRYEGPKGGPGMQEMLYPTTYLKSRGLGAACALITDGRFSGGTSGLSIGHVSPEAASGGAIGLVAEGDMIKIDIPNRIIAIDISDEELASRRAAMEASEKPWQPINRKRTISKALKAYGAMATSADKGAVRDVDWF, from the coding sequence ATGGGTAATTATCGCTCGAAAGCAACGACTGAAGGTCGTAATATGGCAGGGGCTCGCGCTCTCTGGCGTGCAACTGGAATGACAGATGAAGATTTTGGTAAACCAATTATTGCGGTTGTAAATTCTTTTACTCAATTTGTTCCAGGTCACGTTCACTTAAAGGATATGGGCCAATTAGTTGCCAGAGAAATCGAAAAGCACGGTGGTGTGGCGAAAGAATTTAATACGATTGCGATTGATGATGGTATTGCGATGGGTCACGACGGCATGCTTTACAGTTTGCCTTCTCGTGAAATCATTGCTGACTCGGTTGAGTACATGGTGAATGGTCACAAAGCTGATGCCATCGTTTGTATTTCTAACTGCGATAAAATTACTCCTGGTATGTTAATGGCGGCAATGCGTTTAAATATCCCAGCTGTCTTTGTTTCTGGTGGCCCCATGGAAGCGGGTAAAACTAAACTGGCCGATGGAACAACTCGAGCCACAGACTTGGTTGATGCGATGATTGCAGGTGCAGACCGCAACGTAAGTGATGAAGATGCCGAGAACTATGAGCGTTCTGCGTGTCCAACTTGTGGTTCTTGTTCTGGTATGTTTACCGCAAACTCAATGAACTGTTTGACTGAAGCTCTCGGTCTTTCGCTTCCAGGTAATGGTTCGACTTTAGCAACTCATGCTGACCGTAAGCAACTCTTCTTGAGAGCAGGTCAACTCATCGTTGAAAATTCTAAACGTTATTACGAAAAATTTGACGATTCAGTCTTGCCTCGTTCAATTGCGACTGTTGAAGCTTTTGAAAATGCTATGACACTCGATATTGCTATGGGTGGTTCTACAAATACTGTATTGCACATCTTGGCAGCAGCCCAAGAGGGTGGCATCGATTTCACAATGAAAGACATTGACCGTCTGTCTCGCCAAGTGCCAAACCTTTGTAAAGTGGCACCTTCAGTACAGCATTACCACATGGAAGATGTTCACAGAGCTGGCGGTATTTTTGGTCTCTTAGGTGAATTGGATCGTGCAGGTCTCTTAAAAACTGACTTAAGCACAGTTCACAGTCCCACGATGGCTGATGCGCTTAAGAAATATGATATTGTTCAAAGCGATGACGCGGAAGTAAGAGAGTTCTTTAGAGCAGGCCCTGCGGGCGTTCCAACTCAGACAGCTTTTAGTCAAGATTGTCGCTACGATTCCGTTGATGATGACCGTGAAAACGGTTGTATTCGCAACAAGGAAAATGCTTACTCTCAAGATGGCGGTTTAGCGGTTCTCTATGGTAACTTAGCTGAAGATGGCTGCATTGTAAAAACTGCGGGTGTTGATGAGTCGATCTTGAAATTTAATGGTCCTGCAAGAGTTTTTGAAAGCCAAGATGCTGCGGTTGCCGCAATTTTAGGTGATAAAGTTGTCGAAGGCGATGTGGTCATTATTCGTTATGAAGGTCCTAAGGGCGGTCCTGGTATGCAGGAAATGCTCTATCCAACGACTTACCTCAAGTCACGTGGACTTGGTGCGGCCTGTGCTTTGATTACTGATGGACGTTTCTCTGGCGGCACTTCAGGTCTCTCGATTGGTCACGTTTCTCCTGAGGCAGCTTCAGGTGGAGCTATTGGACTTGTTGCAGAAGGTGACATGATCAAGATTGATATTCCTAACCGCATCATTGCGATTGATATTTCTGATGAAGAATTGGCTTCGCGTCGCGCAGCTATGGAAGCATCGGAAAAGCCTTGGCAGCCAATTAACAGAAAGCGTACAATCTCCAAAGCTCTTAAAGCTTATGGAGCCATGGCGACTTCTGCAGATAAGGGTGCCGTAAGGGACGTTGACTGGTTCTAA
- a CDS encoding carbamoyl phosphate synthase large subunit: protein MLRQLSPTEHSWQRVGELDSNNFIVIAELSGALNEALLHDSLVKLIQSQAILSYDIASKGDKLYYVQGELEDVPLESYSVKNKDERNYIIDKCLNTPITACPFWNLKIISIGRYQHSLVLSFNHMLADGRAGVKFFDYLLKSMADSNYEIPQSEPIKSFEHSYSQQKDVMQTLKTYSWGIKNKFARKALIPSSVEPKSSTSASTSYVSKRIDSASLSKILSFSRLYEASFTSTVTTVFLNEIAKKYDLHKPLHSFVAVDTRPYANDSDYEALNYAVGTIEVGYKFGKSTKLSAVTGQFKTEFNEKCTPIQFAFDKFVRSMAIKKFPEAPKFLSAVQENQNAVGLVTNIGETGLQKEYGQMKLLHCYHIPATHLVNKPFYCLATSTHQNEVVLNLSFPANLVDRSEADELLNSIISSLQEIS, encoded by the coding sequence ATGTTAAGACAATTAAGTCCTACGGAGCATTCTTGGCAGAGAGTGGGGGAGCTTGATTCAAACAATTTTATCGTGATTGCAGAACTCAGTGGAGCTTTAAATGAAGCTTTGTTACATGACTCGCTAGTTAAACTGATTCAATCACAGGCTATACTTAGCTATGATATTGCTTCTAAGGGCGATAAACTTTATTACGTTCAAGGGGAATTAGAAGATGTACCCTTAGAGAGTTATTCTGTAAAAAATAAAGATGAACGCAATTACATCATCGACAAATGTCTCAATACACCGATCACAGCTTGTCCATTTTGGAACCTGAAAATCATTTCCATAGGTCGTTATCAACATAGTTTAGTTTTAAGTTTTAATCACATGTTAGCCGATGGTCGTGCAGGGGTGAAATTCTTTGATTACTTATTGAAATCAATGGCTGATAGCAACTATGAAATACCTCAATCTGAACCGATTAAAAGTTTTGAGCATTCCTATTCTCAGCAAAAAGATGTAATGCAAACTTTGAAGACTTATTCTTGGGGGATCAAAAACAAATTTGCGAGGAAAGCTCTTATTCCAAGTTCAGTTGAACCTAAATCAAGCACTTCAGCATCTACCTCGTATGTCAGCAAGCGTATTGATTCAGCTAGCTTAAGTAAAATTTTATCCTTTAGTCGACTCTATGAAGCATCTTTCACCTCGACTGTAACAACAGTTTTTCTAAATGAGATTGCAAAAAAATATGACCTTCATAAGCCACTTCATTCTTTCGTTGCAGTGGATACACGCCCCTATGCAAATGATAGTGACTATGAGGCCTTAAATTATGCAGTTGGAACGATAGAAGTGGGTTATAAATTTGGCAAATCGACTAAGCTATCTGCAGTTACGGGACAGTTTAAAACAGAGTTCAATGAAAAATGTACACCCATTCAATTTGCTTTTGACAAATTTGTTCGCTCGATGGCAATAAAGAAGTTTCCAGAAGCTCCAAAGTTCTTAAGTGCAGTTCAGGAGAATCAAAATGCTGTTGGACTTGTAACTAATATCGGTGAGACGGGTTTACAGAAAGAGTATGGTCAAATGAAGCTACTTCATTGCTATCATATTCCAGCGACTCATTTAGTGAATAAACCTTTTTACTGCTTAGCAACTTCCACGCATCAGAATGAAGTGGTTCTTAACTTGTCCTTCCCAGCAAATCTTGTCGATCGCAGTGAAGCTGATGAACTTTTAAATTCGATCATCAGCTCCTTGCAAGAAATTTCTTAA